The following proteins are co-located in the Campylobacter concisus genome:
- a CDS encoding tautomerase family protein — translation MPYVNIKIAGPEPTKEQKDQVFKEVTETLVRVLSKKKEAVMIFIETHDASNIGVGGESVEDKRKGMK, via the coding sequence ATGCCTTATGTTAATATCAAAATAGCAGGTCCAGAGCCGACAAAAGAGCAAAAAGATCAAGTTTTTAAAGAGGTGACCGAGACGCTTGTAAGAGTGCTTAGCAAGAAAAAAGAGGCGGTTATGATCTTCATAGAAACTCACGATGCTAGCAATATCGGCGTAGGCGGCGAGAGCGTAGAAGATAAGAGAAAGGGGATGAAATGA
- the bcp gene encoding thioredoxin-dependent thiol peroxidase: MSEFSKADIERKITLEVGDKAPEFEALNQDGVKVALKDFVGKNVVLYFYPKDNTPGCTTEACEFSANYDQFIKNDTVIIGVSPDSVKSHAGFIAKQNLKHILLSDENKEISKLYGVWQVKKNYGKEYLGIVRSTFVIGKDGKIVKIYKSVKAKDHAAKVLADLVK, translated from the coding sequence ATGAGCGAATTTAGCAAAGCAGACATTGAGAGAAAGATAACGCTTGAAGTTGGTGATAAAGCACCAGAGTTTGAAGCGCTAAATCAAGACGGCGTAAAGGTCGCACTAAAGGACTTTGTGGGTAAAAATGTGGTGCTTTACTTCTATCCAAAAGACAACACTCCGGGCTGCACGACTGAGGCTTGCGAATTTAGCGCGAACTACGATCAGTTTATCAAAAACGACACAGTTATCATCGGCGTTAGCCCAGATAGTGTGAAGTCACATGCGGGCTTTATCGCAAAGCAAAATTTAAAGCACATTCTATTAAGCGATGAGAATAAAGAAATTTCAAAGCTTTATGGCGTTTGGCAAGTTAAGAAAAACTACGGCAAAGAGTATCTTGGCATCGTAAGAAGCACATTTGTGATCGGCAAAGACGGCAAGATAGTTAAAATTTATAAAAGCGTAAAAGCCAAAGACCACGCCGCAAAAGTGCTAGCTGATCTTGTAAAATAA
- a CDS encoding thiol:disulfide interchange protein DsbA/DsbL, which produces MKLVKMLILSAFFALNLSALTEGVEYQTLAKPLNVPKNSVVKVFSYDCPHCYKFDRTITRKLMSKLDGVKFIPYHLSTKGKLGETASKIFAALISIDEANGTDLLSDESKFKQAKFAIYKARHDEKDDFNDGKDKEKFINLALKAAHVSKDDYEKALNSDRAKELLDAWFASYDVASISGVPAFVVSGKYLINLSAASSIDEMAKIIQELLDK; this is translated from the coding sequence ATGAAGCTTGTAAAAATGCTAATTTTAAGTGCGTTTTTTGCGCTAAATTTATCAGCACTAACTGAAGGTGTGGAGTATCAAACTCTAGCAAAACCGCTTAACGTGCCTAAAAACTCAGTCGTTAAGGTCTTTAGCTACGACTGCCCACACTGCTATAAATTTGACCGAACGATCACAAGAAAGCTGATGTCAAAGCTTGATGGGGTTAAATTTATCCCATATCACCTAAGCACCAAAGGCAAGCTTGGCGAGACCGCGAGTAAAATTTTTGCCGCTCTTATATCGATAGATGAGGCAAATGGTACTGATCTACTAAGCGATGAGTCAAAATTTAAGCAAGCAAAATTTGCGATCTATAAAGCAAGACATGATGAAAAAGATGATTTTAATGATGGTAAAGATAAAGAGAAATTTATAAATTTAGCCCTTAAAGCAGCTCACGTGAGTAAGGACGACTACGAAAAAGCACTAAATAGCGACCGAGCAAAAGAGCTTTTAGACGCATGGTTCGCCTCTTATGATGTGGCAAGTATCAGCGGTGTGCCAGCTTTTGTAGTAAGCGGCAAATACTTAATAAACTTAAGCGCAGCTTCATCAATCGATGAGATGGCAAAGATCATACAAGAGCTTTTAGATAAGTAG
- a CDS encoding branched-chain amino acid transaminase, with protein MNASEFIWMDGKLVKWDDAKVHVLTHSLHYANAVFEGTRAYKTKKGLAIFRLQDHTKRLLRSAKMTVLNVPYTEEELEKAQIELLRANKYNGNVYIRPLIFLGYGVMGVAHTKAPVQTAIASWEWGAYLGDEGLEKGIRVKISSFAKLAPAAQMNRAKASSNYLSSQMANYEAKEAGYDEALLLDSEGFVAEGPGECFFIVENGVLITPPNDNSLLSITQDTVIRLAHDLDIEVRRERITRDQAYTADEAFFTGTAAEVTPINSIDNRIIGNGARGEVTKRLQKAYFDVVYGLNKKYESFLTYI; from the coding sequence ATGAATGCTTCAGAATTTATCTGGATGGATGGAAAATTAGTTAAATGGGACGATGCAAAAGTACACGTTCTAACTCACTCTTTACACTATGCTAATGCCGTATTTGAGGGTACAAGAGCTTATAAAACAAAAAAAGGTCTAGCTATCTTTAGACTCCAAGATCATACAAAAAGGCTTTTAAGATCAGCAAAAATGACCGTTTTAAATGTGCCTTACACCGAGGAAGAGCTTGAAAAAGCGCAAATAGAGCTTCTTCGTGCAAATAAATATAATGGCAATGTTTATATCCGCCCACTTATATTTTTAGGATACGGCGTAATGGGCGTAGCTCACACAAAAGCGCCAGTGCAAACTGCTATCGCTTCATGGGAATGGGGCGCTTATCTTGGCGATGAAGGCCTAGAAAAAGGCATCAGAGTTAAAATTTCAAGCTTTGCCAAACTTGCACCTGCTGCCCAAATGAATAGAGCAAAAGCTAGCTCAAACTACCTAAGCTCACAAATGGCAAACTACGAGGCAAAAGAGGCCGGATACGACGAGGCACTACTTCTTGATAGCGAGGGCTTTGTGGCTGAAGGTCCAGGCGAGTGCTTCTTTATCGTTGAAAATGGCGTTTTAATCACTCCACCAAACGACAACAGCCTACTTAGCATCACTCAAGATACAGTCATAAGACTTGCTCATGATCTTGACATCGAAGTAAGAAGAGAACGCATCACAAGAGATCAGGCTTACACAGCTGACGAGGCGTTTTTCACAGGCACAGCAGCTGAAGTAACACCGATAAATAGCATAGATAACCGCATTATCGGCAACGGAGCTAGAGGCGAAGTAACAAAGAGACTACAAAAAGCTTATTTTGACGTAGTTTATGGACTAAATAAAAAATATGAATCATTTTTAACATATATTTAA
- a CDS encoding prohibitin family protein → MPADLNDYFNKKKPGNDNRGSSQNSDKEPPFKKDFKMPNLPSGFGKFGALAYIVIAIIAIFAITQPFKVIHSGEVGIKSTAGKYEPNPLQPGFHFFLPFIQDIIIVDTRVRIINYTSGEDMGESMQKSYQGVGAGILRKNSISVLDARNLPVSIDITVQYRLNPENAPQTIASWGLSWESKIVDPVVRDVVRSIAGKYTAEELPTKRNDLARQIDDGIRKDIDSQPNKPVELLTVQLREIILPSKVKEQIERVQIAKQEAERTKYEVERANQEALKQAALAEGTAKAAIIEAKGKADAIKIEADATAYANKEVAKSVDQNLLNLKQIETQNKFNEALKENKDAKIFLTPGGAVPNIWLDAKDKARASSVSEK, encoded by the coding sequence ATGCCCGCTGATTTAAACGATTATTTCAATAAAAAAAAGCCAGGTAATGACAACAGAGGCTCTAGTCAAAATAGCGACAAAGAGCCGCCTTTCAAAAAGGACTTTAAAATGCCAAATTTACCAAGCGGTTTTGGTAAATTTGGAGCACTTGCCTACATTGTAATTGCAATTATTGCTATTTTTGCTATCACACAGCCATTTAAAGTGATTCACTCAGGCGAAGTTGGTATTAAGTCTACAGCAGGTAAATATGAGCCAAATCCTTTGCAACCAGGCTTTCACTTCTTTTTACCTTTTATCCAAGATATCATCATCGTGGACACCAGAGTTAGGATCATAAACTATACTTCTGGCGAGGATATGGGCGAATCAATGCAAAAATCATATCAAGGCGTTGGAGCTGGAATTTTACGTAAAAATTCTATTTCAGTACTTGATGCTAGAAATTTACCAGTTAGCATTGATATTACTGTGCAATACCGTTTAAATCCAGAAAATGCCCCTCAAACTATTGCCTCTTGGGGTCTTAGCTGGGAGAGCAAGATAGTTGATCCCGTCGTTCGTGACGTGGTTCGCAGTATCGCTGGTAAATACACAGCAGAAGAGCTTCCAACAAAGAGAAACGACCTAGCAAGACAAATCGATGATGGCATAAGAAAAGACATCGACTCTCAGCCAAATAAGCCAGTTGAGCTTTTAACAGTGCAGCTTCGTGAGATCATCTTGCCTTCAAAGGTAAAAGAGCAGATCGAGCGCGTCCAAATCGCTAAACAAGAGGCCGAGAGAACAAAGTACGAAGTAGAAAGAGCAAATCAAGAAGCCTTAAAACAAGCTGCACTTGCAGAAGGTACCGCTAAAGCTGCTATCATCGAGGCAAAAGGTAAGGCTGATGCCATTAAAATCGAGGCTGACGCAACTGCGTATGCGAACAAAGAGGTTGCAAAAAGTGTCGATCAAAATCTACTAAATTTAAAGCAGATCGAGACGCAAAATAAATTTAACGAGGCTCTAAAAGAAAACAAAGATGCTAAAATTTTCTTAACACCTGGTGGAGCTGTGCCAAATATCTGGCTAGACGCAAAAGATAAAGCAAGAGCTAGCTCAGTAAGCGAGAAATAA
- the hisIE gene encoding bifunctional phosphoribosyl-AMP cyclohydrolase/phosphoribosyl-ATP diphosphatase HisIE — protein MNSVTKSIDWQKVGGLLPVVVCDHATNEVLMLAYMNEEALNLSLSSHYAHYFSRTKNRIWKKGEESGNTQEIKAAFLDCDNDTLLLKVIQNGGTACHTGARSCFFNEINLHDGKILDTKVEVKKINYGVLDELYHVIEDRKLNANPEASYVASLFKKGENQILKKVGEEAGEFIMAAKDLSFAENSKQNEQKAKDDLIYEAADLCFHALVALSAHNIHPDAVKNELARRFGISGIEEKRSRDVK, from the coding sequence ATGAATAGCGTAACAAAAAGTATAGACTGGCAAAAAGTTGGTGGATTGCTTCCAGTAGTGGTTTGCGATCATGCCACAAATGAAGTTTTAATGCTTGCTTACATGAACGAAGAAGCATTAAATTTAAGTCTATCTAGCCATTACGCTCACTACTTTTCACGCACCAAAAATAGAATTTGGAAAAAAGGCGAAGAAAGTGGCAACACTCAGGAGATAAAGGCTGCTTTTTTAGACTGCGACAACGATACTTTGCTTTTAAAAGTGATTCAAAACGGAGGCACTGCTTGTCACACTGGAGCAAGGTCGTGTTTTTTTAATGAGATAAATTTGCATGACGGCAAAATTTTAGATACAAAAGTTGAAGTCAAAAAAATAAATTATGGTGTGCTTGATGAGCTTTACCATGTGATAGAAGATAGAAAGCTAAATGCTAACCCTGAAGCTTCATATGTGGCAAGTCTTTTTAAAAAAGGCGAAAATCAAATTTTAAAGAAAGTTGGCGAAGAGGCTGGCGAATTTATAATGGCCGCAAAGGATCTTAGTTTCGCAGAAAACTCAAAGCAAAATGAGCAAAAAGCAAAAGATGATCTGATCTACGAAGCAGCCGATCTTTGCTTTCATGCACTTGTAGCACTTTCGGCCCATAATATCCATCCAGATGCTGTAAAAAACGAACTTGCAAGGCGTTTTGGCATAAGCGGCATTGAAGAGAAAAGATCGCGAGATGTTAAATAG
- a CDS encoding DUF2393 family protein: protein MLNSIKHNLLFVLQNAKLIDFLTYGWIFLAFILIVLLGIFIAIKSWWQIGFLFILAAFFGLFVGNYYVNKYINENLRPVSISKITTKQLQYVDALMVDFNITNNSNNALNICKIELDFYLSSRQNTKDFFNSLNPFARKRIILNEEFLPKQSIEVKEFVNDFAFIDYNISKKVECF, encoded by the coding sequence ATGTTAAATAGCATTAAGCACAACTTGCTTTTTGTATTGCAAAATGCAAAGCTCATTGATTTTCTAACCTATGGCTGGATATTTTTAGCATTTATACTAATTGTGCTTTTAGGGATTTTTATAGCGATAAAGTCGTGGTGGCAGATAGGATTTTTATTTATTCTAGCTGCTTTTTTCGGACTTTTTGTAGGTAATTACTACGTGAACAAATATATAAATGAAAATTTAAGGCCAGTTAGCATAAGCAAAATAACCACCAAGCAGCTTCAATATGTCGATGCGTTAATGGTCGATTTTAATATTACAAATAATTCAAATAATGCACTTAATATCTGTAAAATCGAGCTTGACTTCTATCTAAGCTCAAGACAAAATACGAAAGATTTTTTTAACTCACTTAATCCATTTGCTAGAAAAAGAATCATCTTAAACGAGGAATTTCTACCAAAGCAAAGCATTGAAGTTAAAGAATTTGTCAATGATTTCGCGTTTATAGACTACAATATCTCTAAAAAAGTGGAGTGTTTTTGA
- a CDS encoding DUF2393 family protein: MSSAYFTIVHIIVLFAIALLSILFLVLSLRAERKLFLSLFFTNILVSTTLAIFLMLVLDKYTKKGMLENVKSERILRNESIVFKGQVRNIGKFTISNCTLTVKLINQPLNKNDLGGEAFFKPSGLSFFSWVLGTDKDERPNTVEYKFDVAKNLPKQKSTPFTVYMPYPPYFKNGMNITKLNCY, translated from the coding sequence ATGAGCTCAGCATATTTTACGATCGTTCATATTATCGTTCTTTTTGCGATTGCTCTGCTTTCTATTTTATTTCTTGTTCTCTCGCTTAGAGCTGAGCGAAAGTTATTTTTATCACTATTTTTTACAAATATTCTAGTCTCAACCACACTTGCTATTTTTTTGATGCTAGTGCTTGACAAATATACAAAAAAAGGCATGCTTGAAAATGTAAAAAGTGAGCGAATTTTACGAAATGAGAGTATCGTTTTTAAGGGGCAAGTGAGAAACATCGGTAAATTTACAATTAGCAACTGCACGCTGACAGTCAAACTAATCAATCAACCACTAAATAAAAATGACCTTGGTGGGGAAGCATTTTTTAAGCCAAGTGGGCTTTCATTTTTCTCATGGGTTCTTGGCACAGATAAGGACGAGAGGCCAAATACAGTTGAATATAAATTTGATGTAGCCAAAAATTTACCAAAGCAAAAAAGCACACCATTTACCGTATATATGCCATATCCGCCTTACTTTAAAAATGGCATGAATATCACAAAACTAAATTGCTACTAA
- the purF gene encoding amidophosphoribosyltransferase, with translation MCAIVGIINSKDAAKTAYYALFSMQHRGQEASGISVCDDGEISTHKGNGLVTEVFNEEILRSLKGDMAIGHNRYATAGKNSGRDAQPIAANYSLGQISIVHNGNLVNKDEVRDELIKDGAIFQTNMDTENIIHLIARNHSEHLQDRIIAALDKIKGAYCLLIQSRHKTFAIRDRWGVRPLSLGKLKDGGYIVASETCAFDLVGASFIRDIRPGEMIVFEHGKSEFQSIQIYEPDPRICAFEYIYFARPDSVIEGKSVYEVRKKMGEVLAKKSKIKVDFVVPVPDSGVPAALGYANESKIPFELAITRNHYVGRTFIEPSQEMRNLKVKLKLNPMSSVLKGKSIVVIDDSIVRGTTSKKVVDLLRHAGAKEIHFRVACPELKYPERYGIDTPSFEELISSKKNAEEVREYIGADSLEFLSIDELKESIGNERRYSLVSFDGDYFIK, from the coding sequence ATGTGTGCAATAGTTGGTATTATAAATTCTAAAGATGCAGCAAAGACTGCCTATTATGCGTTATTCTCTATGCAGCATCGCGGTCAAGAGGCGAGTGGCATTAGCGTTTGTGATGATGGAGAAATTTCTACTCACAAGGGTAATGGCCTAGTTACAGAGGTTTTTAATGAAGAAATTTTAAGATCACTAAAAGGTGATATGGCTATTGGTCACAACCGCTATGCAACGGCTGGTAAAAACTCAGGTCGTGACGCCCAGCCAATAGCCGCTAACTACTCTTTGGGGCAGATTTCGATAGTCCATAATGGAAATTTGGTAAATAAAGATGAGGTTAGAGATGAGCTTATTAAGGATGGTGCGATATTTCAGACAAATATGGATACTGAAAATATCATCCATCTAATTGCAAGAAATCATAGTGAACACTTGCAGGACCGTATTATCGCGGCACTTGACAAGATAAAAGGTGCTTATTGTCTGCTTATCCAGTCACGCCATAAAACCTTTGCCATAAGAGATCGCTGGGGTGTTAGGCCACTAAGCCTTGGCAAGCTAAAAGATGGTGGATATATCGTAGCTAGCGAGACTTGTGCTTTTGATCTTGTGGGGGCTAGCTTTATAAGAGATATCAGGCCTGGTGAGATGATAGTTTTTGAACATGGAAAAAGTGAGTTTCAAAGCATTCAAATTTATGAGCCAGATCCTAGAATTTGTGCATTTGAATATATCTATTTTGCGCGTCCAGATAGCGTGATAGAAGGTAAAAGTGTCTATGAAGTTAGAAAAAAAATGGGTGAAGTACTAGCTAAGAAGAGCAAAATCAAAGTAGATTTTGTCGTACCTGTACCAGATAGCGGAGTACCAGCAGCACTTGGGTATGCAAACGAGAGCAAGATCCCTTTTGAGCTAGCTATCACTAGAAACCACTATGTGGGTAGAACCTTCATCGAGCCAAGCCAAGAGATGAGGAATTTAAAAGTTAAGCTAAAACTTAATCCGATGTCATCGGTTCTAAAGGGTAAAAGTATCGTTGTTATCGACGATAGCATCGTTCGCGGTACTACTTCAAAAAAGGTGGTTGATCTTTTAAGACATGCGGGCGCTAAAGAGATTCATTTTAGAGTCGCATGCCCTGAGCTTAAATACCCTGAGCGATACGGTATCGATACGCCAAGCTTTGAAGAGTTAATAAGCTCTAAAAAAAATGCAGAGGAAGTAAGAGAATATATCGGTGCAGATAGCTTAGAATTTTTAAGCATAGACGAACTTAAAGAAAGTATCGGCAATGAGCGAAGATATTCGCTTGTAAGCTTTGATGGTGACTATTTCATAAAGTGA
- the dapB gene encoding 4-hydroxy-tetrahydrodipicolinate reductase has product MVKIGLYGASGKMAQSIISCLKDEKDATLSIAFSQKNQVENLSNELLTNDFAKFFEACDVIIDFSQKEATVALLNYARTNPKPLVIGTTGLNDEDKNLLHLASGAMPILYATNMSLGVAVLNRLARIASKTLREFDIEIVEQHHRHKKDAPSGTAMTLAGCVAEARDLNLKDVLVTGRAGMVGERSKDEIAVMALRGGDVVGRHTVGFYNDGEFIELNHTATSRATFSKGAIRAAVWLKDQNSGLYSIDDSLGLDD; this is encoded by the coding sequence TTGGTAAAAATAGGCCTTTATGGTGCTAGTGGAAAGATGGCTCAAAGTATCATTTCTTGTTTAAAAGATGAAAAAGATGCCACTCTAAGCATCGCTTTTAGCCAAAAAAATCAGGTTGAAAATTTAAGTAACGAACTTTTGACAAATGACTTTGCTAAATTTTTTGAAGCATGCGATGTGATAATCGACTTTAGCCAAAAAGAGGCTACAGTAGCACTGCTAAACTACGCTAGAACTAATCCAAAACCACTAGTTATCGGTACGACCGGGTTAAATGACGAAGATAAAAACTTACTCCATTTAGCATCTGGAGCTATGCCTATTCTTTACGCAACAAATATGAGTTTGGGCGTAGCTGTACTAAACCGCCTTGCAAGGATCGCTTCAAAAACATTAAGAGAATTTGACATAGAGATAGTAGAGCAACACCATAGGCACAAAAAGGACGCTCCAAGCGGCACAGCAATGACCTTAGCTGGTTGCGTGGCTGAGGCTAGGGATCTAAATTTAAAAGATGTTTTAGTCACTGGTAGAGCTGGCATGGTGGGCGAAAGAAGCAAGGACGAGATCGCAGTCATGGCGCTTCGTGGTGGCGATGTAGTCGGTCGCCATACGGTTGGCTTTTATAATGACGGCGAATTTATTGAGCTAAATCACACCGCAACGAGTAGGGCAACCTTTTCAAAAGGTGCGATCAGGGCTGCCGTTTGGTTAAAAGATCAAAATAGTGGCCTTTACTCGATAGACGATAGTTTAGGGCTTGATGATTAA
- a CDS encoding NAD(P)/FAD-dependent oxidoreductase, which produces MLDLAIIGGGPAGLSAGLYATRGGLKNVVMFEKGEPGGQITSSSEIENYPGQKAPGESGFDFMSTWWKQCSAFGLVHKWANVVGVRKNSDGSFEILLEGGKSEQAKAVIVATGSTPRRAGFKGEDEFFGKGVSTCATCDGFFYKNKEVAVLGGGDTAVEEALYLANICSKVYLIHRRDEFRAAPTTVEKARKNEKIEFITSATIKEALGDKMGLTKIVLDTKNGERVLDVPGIFTFVGLNVNNEILKDENGKFICDMVDGGQVKTDLKMQTSLKGLFVAGDIREDAPKQVIVAAGDGAVAALSAMSYIESLH; this is translated from the coding sequence ATGCTTGATTTAGCGATCATCGGAGGCGGTCCAGCAGGACTAAGCGCCGGACTTTACGCCACTAGAGGCGGATTAAAAAATGTTGTAATGTTTGAAAAAGGCGAGCCTGGTGGTCAGATCACCTCGAGCTCAGAGATAGAAAACTACCCAGGTCAAAAAGCCCCTGGCGAGAGCGGCTTTGACTTTATGAGCACTTGGTGGAAGCAGTGCAGTGCATTTGGACTAGTTCATAAGTGGGCAAATGTCGTTGGCGTTAGAAAAAATAGCGACGGCAGCTTTGAAATTTTACTTGAAGGCGGCAAGAGCGAGCAGGCAAAGGCTGTCATCGTAGCAACTGGCTCAACCCCAAGACGCGCTGGCTTTAAGGGCGAAGATGAGTTCTTTGGCAAAGGCGTTAGCACATGCGCAACATGCGATGGCTTCTTTTATAAAAACAAAGAAGTAGCTGTTCTTGGCGGTGGCGATACGGCTGTTGAAGAGGCACTTTACCTGGCAAATATCTGCTCAAAAGTCTATCTAATCCATAGACGCGACGAGTTTAGAGCTGCACCAACTACGGTTGAAAAAGCTAGAAAAAATGAAAAAATCGAATTTATAACAAGTGCAACGATAAAAGAGGCGCTTGGCGATAAAATGGGTCTAACAAAGATCGTGCTTGATACCAAAAATGGTGAGCGCGTGCTTGATGTGCCAGGAATTTTTACCTTTGTCGGGCTAAATGTAAATAACGAAATTTTAAAAGACGAAAATGGCAAATTTATCTGCGATATGGTCGATGGTGGACAGGTCAAGACCGATCTTAAGATGCAAACTAGTCTAAAAGGTCTCTTTGTGGCAGGCGACATCAGAGAGGACGCTCCAAAGCAAGTTATAGTAGCTGCAGGTGATGGCGCAGTGGCTGCACTTAGCGCTATGAGTTATATAGAAAGCTTGCATTAA
- the trxA gene encoding thioredoxin: protein MGKYIELTKENFDVTKEGVALVDFWAPWCGPCRMLAPVIEELAEDFDGKAKICKVNTDEVQDLAVEFGIRSIPTLLFFKNGELVEQMVGAQSKQALTDKLNSLL from the coding sequence ATGGGAAAATACATCGAGCTTACAAAAGAAAATTTTGATGTTACAAAAGAGGGTGTTGCTTTAGTGGACTTTTGGGCTCCATGGTGCGGACCTTGCCGTATGCTAGCTCCAGTGATCGAAGAGCTTGCTGAAGACTTTGACGGCAAAGCAAAAATTTGCAAGGTAAATACTGATGAAGTACAAGATCTTGCAGTTGAGTTTGGTATTAGATCGATCCCAACATTGTTATTTTTCAAAAATGGCGAGCTAGTTGAACAAATGGTCGGTGCACAGTCAAAACAAGCCCTAACTGACAAACTAAATTCGCTTCTTTAA
- a CDS encoding YraN family protein, producing MGLKEYLFGKSSEDMACEFLQKLGFVILERNFHSKFGEIDIIALSSDKILHFIEVKATSGEYEVEYRLNKTKYIKILKTINFYMMKNEPNRDFQVDLLVIKNKNLELIENISL from the coding sequence TTGGGACTAAAAGAGTATCTCTTCGGTAAAAGCTCAGAAGATATGGCATGCGAATTTTTACAAAAGCTCGGTTTTGTCATTTTAGAAAGAAATTTTCACTCTAAATTTGGCGAGATAGACATTATTGCACTAAGTAGTGATAAAATTTTGCATTTTATAGAGGTAAAAGCAACTAGCGGAGAATATGAAGTAGAATACCGACTAAATAAGACAAAATATATAAAAATCTTAAAAACTATAAATTTTTATATGATGAAAAATGAGCCAAATAGAGATTTTCAAGTCGATTTACTTGTCATAAAAAATAAAAATTTAGAACTGATAGAAAATATTAGTTTATAA
- a CDS encoding homoserine dehydrogenase, producing MNVAILGVGTVGESVAKILLKNKKLIAARSGEEIVPVIGVVRNLNKKRDAGIPLTDDINSVINRDDIDVFVELMGGVEEPFRVVSEILKRKKAVVTANKALLAYHRYALQNLAKNIPFGFEASVAGGVPIIRALREGLSANHIVSINGILNGTSNFILTSMMDEGSNFKDALKKAQELGYAEADPTFDVGGFDTAHKLLILASIAYGVHGDPEDILIEGIQGITPEDIFFAKDFEYSIKLLAIAKKSEGKIELRVHPALVPQNKMIAKASGVTNAISVVGEVVGETMYYGPGAGGDATASAVISNLIDIARDSKSPMLGYKVPFELNTLELLDRDRIKTKYYFRLKVEDKMGVLAKITNLMSENNLSIDSILQKPKDESEFAVLFFTTHTSLEADVRRTIEILKEQEYIKEEPFMMRIEE from the coding sequence ATGAATGTGGCGATATTGGGCGTTGGAACCGTTGGCGAGTCAGTTGCTAAAATTTTACTAAAAAATAAAAAGCTAATCGCAGCAAGAAGTGGCGAGGAGATAGTGCCAGTCATCGGAGTGGTCAGAAATTTAAATAAAAAAAGAGATGCTGGTATCCCTTTGACTGACGATATAAATAGCGTTATAAACCGCGATGATATCGATGTTTTTGTCGAACTTATGGGTGGTGTGGAAGAGCCTTTTAGGGTTGTGAGTGAAATTTTAAAGCGAAAAAAAGCAGTCGTGACCGCAAACAAAGCACTTCTGGCCTATCACAGATATGCTTTGCAAAATTTAGCCAAAAATATACCATTTGGCTTTGAAGCAAGTGTGGCTGGGGGCGTGCCGATCATTAGAGCCTTAAGAGAAGGCTTAAGCGCAAACCATATCGTTAGTATAAATGGCATACTAAACGGAACTAGTAACTTTATCCTAACCTCGATGATGGATGAGGGTTCAAATTTTAAAGACGCTCTTAAAAAGGCTCAAGAGCTTGGATACGCTGAGGCTGATCCTACTTTTGATGTGGGAGGCTTTGATACGGCTCATAAGCTGCTAATCCTAGCAAGCATTGCATACGGTGTGCACGGCGATCCAGAGGATATTTTGATCGAAGGAATACAAGGTATTACACCTGAAGATATATTTTTTGCAAAAGATTTCGAATACTCAATAAAACTTCTGGCCATTGCTAAAAAAAGTGAGGGTAAAATCGAGCTACGCGTACATCCAGCACTTGTGCCACAAAATAAAATGATAGCAAAAGCAAGTGGTGTGACAAATGCGATCAGTGTCGTTGGTGAGGTTGTTGGCGAGACGATGTACTATGGGCCTGGAGCTGGTGGCGATGCAACGGCAAGCGCGGTGATCAGCAATCTCATCGACATCGCAAGAGATAGCAAATCGCCGATGCTTGGATATAAAGTACCGTTTGAATTAAATACGCTTGAGCTACTTGACCGCGACAGGATAAAGACGAAGTACTACTTTAGGTTAAAAGTCGAAGATAAAATGGGTGTGCTAGCAAAGATTACAAATTTGATGAGCGAAAATAACTTATCGATCGATAGCATACTTCAAAAACCAAAAGATGAGAGCGAATTTGCTGTATTGTTTTTTACGACACATACGAGTCTTGAGGCTGATGTAAGAAGGACAATTGAAATTTTAAAAGAGCAAGAGTATATAAAAGAAGAGCCATTTATGATGAGGATCGAGGAGTAG